Within the Glycine soja cultivar W05 chromosome 3, ASM419377v2, whole genome shotgun sequence genome, the region ACATATAAGAGAAGAGTATCAAAAGAAATGTTTAATTATAGGTATGTATTATAATTATGGACGTGATtctaaataaattgtttatttccgtgaattaagtaaaaatttccTACTTGTTTtcatgaagaaagaaaaatcattatgtgttttattttatagataattatattaaattattacaacaataattaaaatataaaaaatataatatataatattttctttttagaattttaaattttaagatgatataaaaaattagataatagaGAGGTTAATAATATTTGCTTTAAGGtgatttaaataagaaataaatagttattttcctaaatttaatttttttactctaaTTTTTCATAGAGAagtaaataatcataatttcattgatttaaaataatttttattatgtaattaaatttatattaattagattgaagaaattttaattttaataaaaatatctttagtaGAAAAATTTATCCCCATGAATTGAGTATAATTTCTCTTATTTGTCTTCATTGAAATAGTGTATCCCCATgttctatatttatatattttatattttaagaaaagtcTAAATTTTACTTCATATATTCGTTAAATTATTCATCTCCATTCTGAATAATGCAAATAGTTAATAAATGATTATGAAGTAAAATTGCATTTTCTTGCTTCATATTTCATAtttcaagaaaattataaatttcacttcatattttatatataacaatttatatcttagtaaatatataatttaaatataattttattttttctaactgataaaaaatatataatttctatcattactaaaaaaatgtttcatcccataaattaaatataatttttcttacctgatttttaaaaaataatcttcatattttatattttaaatataatttatatttttctgactaataaaaaaatgtataacttTTATCTTTAGTAACAAAAATTCATCCCTgtaaattaagtaaatatttttaaatatataatttttatctttactaaaaaaaagtttctaCCCATAATAGATTTCTtacttactttaaaaaaaattatcttcacattttatattttaaacatgatttctattttttatgattaataactaaaatatataatttctatatttagtaaaaaataattctccCCATAAATTAAGTGTagattttgttatttgttttaaaaaatcatcatattttataaattttatttttaataaaagtttcctcccataaattaagtaattgtttttaggaaaaaaagttTCTCCCTACAAATTAAGTATATGTTTTCttactttcttttaaaaaatttatttttgtattttatatataatttattacttgctttaaaaaaatatttttcatatatttaaatacaaatttttatctttattaaaaaacatcCTTCCCATaaattaagtataaattttcttgcttgtttttaaatttttttatattttatatttaatttttatctttagtaAAATAGTTACTCTCCTTAAATTAAGTATAAacttttttgctttaaaaaaattattttttagatagtATCCAAATTCGATCTTTGACGAAAAATAATTCTTAGTCAGGCTCTATTTATCTTTCTATCAAAATTCCAGATTAATCAAGATCTCTTTCCCACGATGAATAGGagaattaagtaaataaaattatctttgtattttatatttaatttctatttttagtaaaaaaaatgttactcccctaaaattagatatatatttttttacttgctttaaaaaagttatcttcacattttatattttatataatttctctTTAGTAAAAAAGTTTTTGCATAGGTATACATTTTCTTACTTAGCTTTTAAAAAACCaccttcatattttatattttgtatttaatttatatttttaataaaaaaagttcctccccttaaattaagtaaatattttttcacttgccttaaaaaatcatttttatattttatattttaatatacaatttctatctttaactaaaaaattcatTCCCATAAATTAAGTATAAATTGTCTTActtatctttaaaaaatcattttcatatttatattttaatatataatttctatttttagtaaaaaagttCCTCCTCTAAAATTAAGTATAAGTTTTTTACttgctttaaaaaaatcttattttatattttatatgttatttcTATCTTTAGAAAAAAACTTACTCCCACAACTTAAATATAGATTTTGTTTACAATTAATTTACAGTGAGAAGAAGAGGGAAGAAAACCCCCACCCCCTAATAACATAagtctttgcaatttgcatgcTCTTCATATATCATCTctttaaaaagaacaaaatgaacATCAATTccacaaaatgaaaatgtgCCTAAGAAAGAGGAGAGaaagatgaaataaaaatgGTATATGAAAAAAGGAGATCTTTTGGAGTCGAAGGTGATGGGCTAAAGATTGGAGAAAAAGTGGTTGCAGGGCTTGTAGTTTCCGTTGGCAACCTCGACGGTAAGGGTGGAGATGTTTCTTGAGAGGATTGTGGTTTGTGCTATATAAATCATCTTCGGTGTCTTTTTTTGTCTGtaacagaaattaaatttaattataattttctattaaagcttaattttcaaatgaaatatttgaatttattatataaaacttagtacccattgcccagaggctcttcgctatgcgaaggtatgggggagggatattgtacgcagccttacccttgcatatgcaaggaggctatttccggattcgaacccttgaccaacaagtcaccaaggcacaactttagcGCTGCATCAGGGCTCGCCCTCaagtgtaattaaatttaatttaataaatttggaATGGAGTTAGTATAAATCGAATacttactaaaaataataacaataaattgaaaataatttcataataataatttaaatgttaatgTAGTTTCAAGTAAATTGTTCAACACTGTAATTTGAGTGTGTATTTCCTTGATTTCATGAAAAGATGTTCATGTCcatatgttatattttatatataataaatttatatatacttaaaaaaattataagataaatttgaaaattacccaggtaaaaatagtaatttattattaaaatatttggttaagaaaataataaataataaaagaataataagaaaTCTAGAAATAGAAGAAAGGAAAGTATGAGTTAAAATGACtatcaagaaagaaagaaatgaagaaaaaaaaatcttattaagtGTGAtgtgaagaatgaaaaaaagaacaaattacaaaagtgtaaaataaatttgatttttttagtaaGACACGTACAATCTCACCACTTAGAATGATTACTCCGTTATCTGACCAATAACCATGATGGATAGATccgtttttttctttaaaaaaataagactttGAAAATCACATATTGAGAGTTCTTAATAATAAGTTTACAAAACTTTGTTACGTAACTTAAACTTGGTCTGTTTTTCAATCTGTTCATATCTTATAGGTAAGGTAATATCAAATAATGATAATGTAACTTTACTATAAATATGAAAGTTACATTTTGAATcctttcataacttttactatttttaaaattcctaATTATTAATCgttctaattatataatttgtgcttttcttttatttatatcagTCAAACTGAAACCACTGGTAAGCATAAAACATTTTCATTGTTTAATCCGatatcaaaattttgtttttaaacgaAAGACTAAGTTTAAGTTCTTCATTTTAAGGTCATGCATAATATATATAACCTTGTATTAATAATTGAGctcattttttttggttgaaaaaataacaatcaatcaaattatgattttgattctcaATGATTAAGTAGCATGTATTGTACTatataaagattaattaaaGACAGAATAACATTATTAGCCTAACTTCTGCTTCAATGTTATCTTTTTCGTACTTTTCTCCTTCTGAACTCTGCCTTTTGCCATATTTTTCTCGAACTAGTTTACTCTTTGGTTTCAATTTTACATCCGGTGAGAACTGGTAATTTGGATCTCTCATTCGTGCTTGTATGGTCTTGAAAAACTGAATATTTAGTTGTTTAGTCCCTCCTTGTCTAAGCTCTGCATACTCTAGTTCTGAAACAACATTTTCTTATGCTCCAATTACAATATCCAAGTCACTCATAACCTACCACACATTGGTATACCTCCCATTTGGACccttctttaatttctttaatgCATTCTCAACAACAATCTTCCTAGCTTGCTTTCCTGGTGTCACATTGGTATACCTCCcacacatttatatataaaaccaaTCAAGCTAAAAATTAATAGTTACATTTCAtctaacataattttatatcaaagcATTTCCCACATTTTAATTATAAGGTTTCTTAAGAAAACTGTTCTagaaatttctattaaaaatcaTGGCTGCATTACTTAGTTTTACACCATAGCTGCATTTCAGTTCTAAATCTTTCCGCGCTCGCGCTCCTGTGTTTTACTTGCACCAGGTTTAACATCGAATAGACCCCTTCCCATGATGTTATATATGCTTACTtctataaaagaatatataaagtCTATACAAGATATAACATGCAGAAAATTATCGAATACCcatgcatttattttttacaatctGTGTCTTAGTTGTAaacacaggaaaaaaaaaaaaagaatgattgTGTTAAACATAGCATATATATCTTAGGCCTTAACAAACCTATAACCACATCAGAGTAACATTCGTTCAGCCTATTTCTATGATCTCCCTTTACAAAATTGAGACCATTTCTCACACTTTTAATTATAAGCTTGCTTAAAAAACCTCTTTTACAGCAGTTAGCAAGACTCGAATTGCATCTAGCAGGACTAGGTGGTGAAAGTTCAGGACCTGAAATTGCATGATAGGAACAAAAGATGAGTCAAATGATTCAGGAATAAGTTCAGCAACAGGTAGCAGAAACATGTATATATGCttcatcatatataattatatataaagctAAGAAGTATTTTAAGCAGCCTAAAATATAACTGATTctataagagaaaaatatatacagAAGAATTTCTTGAACTCTTACCAATCAGATTTTGATCACCTTATGAAGAAAATCACAACTGCATagcaaaaagaattatattatcTCTCTATCAATCCCTTgccttctttattctttttattagaGATTCTATTGATGCTTGGATTCTACTTCCTTCTGTTTGCATCACTGCTTGAGATGCCTCACGTAGATGCTGAATCCCACGACCCAAACTGGCAATGGAGGGGGCTGCAGGGAGAGACTCAACAGCACACTCAATCCCATCACCATAAAAAAGCAAGCCTGAACAAGTTCCAATACTGCCGGCAAATGTAGCCCAAGGCAAGAACCCAACATGCTGCACCTTTCGCTTCCTCATTATTTCATAGAAAGCTGTTCTCATGACTGAAATACTGTTTTTTTGGGCAGAGGCTATAACACTGTGAGCAACTCCTCGAATCTTTTCGGTAGATACTGCTGCCTTCATGATGCCAGACGTTTTTGCTCCTGAAGTTGCAATCCCTGGAGCCACAACTTTAGAAGGGCCAAAGGCAAAAGCCAGCACTTTCTGCATCTGGCTGAGACCGATTTTGAGTGAAGTTGGAATTTTGAAAGTGACAACCTTCACCAGTGTTGACGCAGGGACTACTTTGGTCAGCGATGAAGCTCCCAAAACTGCTGTTGCTCCGGCACCTACTGCCACCATAGATTTATCTGTTAATAGCCGCTTCTTCTCATTATGATTCAACATAACCCCTTTACCTTCAGAATTTGTGATTAGTTCTCCAATCAGCTCTTTGACTTCAACAGGGAGAGGAGTATCCCAATGTTTCCTAAGACCAGCCAAGGCACTAGCGTCAACCACCACCACAATGGTCTTAAACTTAACAGCCTGGCTCCGGATAGCCTGTGCGAAGAGCGCGTGTGACTTGTCATCAATGGGAAGATCCGAGAACTCAATCTTATCCGACTTTGCAGCACCTTTCCCGTTAACAGGCCTCAACCCCTTATTATTCAGAGCAATTCTAAGCCCCTCAACAGCAATCCGGAAAGTATAGACCTCAGAAACGGTACTTTTATCAAGAACCTCCCCTCTATTCACATCCAACAACATCTTCTGCACATGTGCCAGTGCCTTCCCGAGTGACGGAAGATCACCAAATATACTATACAAATCCTCAAGCAAAGGATAAATAGACCTGGCAAAACCCGGGGTCTCGTAACTACTTGAAGGCCGAATTTCCTCAATACTACCCCTCTCCAAAACAGAACTACTAAGCAAAAGTGGACCCGAATTCCACGACAAAGCCTTAGCCAACATCATCCTAAGTTCCTTATCAAGAGAAAACCTTTTCAAAGCCGAAGGAGCCCAAGAAGCAGCATGCTGCTGAGGAACCAAACAATTAACAAGACTTCGAAAATGGCTACCACTGTCAACAACTCCACCACCATTATTGCAATCACTATcactattattattactattattgccCCAacaagagggagagggagagggagactCTATAACAAAAAACGACGATCCAACATCCTCAGCAGCCCTCTTAGCCGCCAACAAGGGACCATGAAAACTGGTCCCGAAAATCTCCCTCAGCACGAAGTTCCCTGCAACAGTCTCGTACTTGTCCGTACCAATTGTATCAACAAGGCAACGTTTGAGTACCCCGAAAGATGAGGTCGGTAACGGAACGAAGtgttgttgttcttcttcttcggaCTGAAGCTGAGAGAAGGGGGAAACAGCGGCGGCAGCGGCGGCGGCGGCTTGCACCAAAACGGCGTCGGGTTTGATCTCCCTGATGAGACACGTGGCGTCGGAGGCTGATCGCTCCGATAAGTTGAGGACGGAGAGGATGTAAATTAGGGTTTGGGTTTGGGGATCGCGCACCGCGAACACGAATTGCTTCGTGTCTTCGGGGACGCTCAGTTTCTTCACCAGTTGTTTCGAAT harbors:
- the LOC114406638 gene encoding uncharacterized protein LOC114406638; the encoded protein is MWLRNLLNVWPFRVDELRDSKQLVKKLSVPEDTKQFVFAVRDPQTQTLIYILSVLNLSERSASDATCLIREIKPDAVLVQAAAAAAAAVSPFSQLQSEEEEQQHFVPLPTSSFGVLKRCLVDTIGTDKYETVAGNFVLREIFGTSFHGPLLAAKRAAEDVGSSFFVIESPSPSPSCWGNNSNNNSDSDCNNGGGVVDSGSHFRSLVNCLVPQQHAASWAPSALKRFSLDKELRMMLAKALSWNSGPLLLSSSVLERGSIEEIRPSSSYETPGFARSIYPLLEDLYSIFGDLPSLGKALAHVQKMLLDVNRGEVLDKSTVSEVYTFRIAVEGLRIALNNKGLRPVNGKGAAKSDKIEFSDLPIDDKSHALFAQAIRSQAVKFKTIVVVVDASALAGLRKHWDTPLPVEVKELIGELITNSEGKGVMLNHNEKKRLLTDKSMVAVGAGATAVLGASSLTKVVPASTLVKVVTFKIPTSLKIGLSQMQKVLAFAFGPSKVVAPGIATSGAKTSGIMKAAVSTEKIRGVAHSVIASAQKNSISVMRTAFYEIMRKRKVQHVGFLPWATFAGSIGTCSGLLFYGDGIECAVESLPAAPSIASLGRGIQHLREASQAVMQTEGSRIQASIESLIKRIKKARD